From Erigeron canadensis isolate Cc75 chromosome 8, C_canadensis_v1, whole genome shotgun sequence, one genomic window encodes:
- the LOC122610331 gene encoding uncharacterized ATP-dependent helicase C29A10.10c-like isoform X2, with amino-acid sequence MKVMSRFMNKSDRNMVTNGDSEKGENSNQEDSVIAPSPARRRLVRGAEATHALKLATDPGKRPKADQQKEMMLGKKRSRQTMFLNLEDVKQATPKTSTPKRPNFLPPITARVPRESQPILDNGEKVMEDAKQVDESCNEENNYVESNGTKSECNDDDDDDDDDDFDLRPVTRTKRTSSGTNLAAEDKLFSDHRQRLLKQPADLRQMKNPHAPIKKPPLISQNPIDSKTGFKRLPSRKPATATAQYQDTSVERLHREVTNEKFWRHPEEAELQCVPGSFESVEEYVRVFEPLLFEECRAQLYSTWEEQTEAASRDMHTMVRIKNIERRERGWYDVILLPTNECRWNFKEGEVAVLSAPRPGTVRSKRTITEDPEVSGRVAGTVRRHIPVDTRDPRGFVLHFYVGDSYDPNSQADDDHILRKLNPKGVWFLIFLGTLATTQREYLALHAFRRLNSQMQTAILQPSPEQFPNYEEQAPSMPECFTTNFVDHIYRTFNGPQLSAIHWAAMHTAAGTTSGLAKRQDPWPFTLVQGPPGTGKTHTVWGMLNVIHLVQYQHYYTALLKKLAPESYKQATESLSLENAPSGSIEQVLQSMDQNLFRTLHKLCPKPRMLVCAPSNAATDELLTRVLERGFIDGEMKVYRPDVARVGVDTQTRAAQAVSVERRTEQLLVKSREEVHGWLHQLRGREAQLSQEIASLQRQLNVAAYAGRSQGSVGVDPDVLMARDQNRDSLLQHLAAVVESRDKVLVEMSRLLIIEGKFRGGNNFNIDEARASLEASFANEAEIVFTTVSSSGRRLFSRLTHGFDMVVIDEAAQASEVGVLPPLALGAARCVLVGDPQQLPATVISKAAGTLLYSRSLFERFQQAGCPTILLSVQYRMHPQIRDFPSRYFYQGRLTDSESITNLPDEHYYKDPLLRPYIFYDITHGRESHRGGSASFQNIHEAQFCLRLYEHLQKKVKSLGMGKVSVGIITPYKLQLKCIQREFEDVLNSEDGKDLYINTVDAFQGQERDVIIMSCVRAAGHGVGFVADIRRMNVALTRAKRGLWVMGNASALVQSEDWAALIADAKARECYMDMDSLPKEFLAASKVEPPSYGPPPTKFSNARGYVKSGSRQRPYEHMESRVGTSSGDEDKVKSSSTSRNASYRPFEPSPSDENKRNSFPASRNASYRPFEPPSGDEDKVNSSSTSRNASYRPFEPPSGDDKINSSSTSRNAIYRPFEPSSGDEDKINQSSTSIKANYRPFEPQSGDENQISSSSISRYASYQPFEPKLENLMDESDRPLDPWQYKRQNANGVAGKRQP; translated from the exons ATGAAAGTAATGAGTAGATTTATGAATAAAAGTGATCGTAATATGGTTACGAATGGTGATAGTGAAAAAGGTGAAAATAGTAACCAAGAAGATTCTGTCATAGCTCCTAGTCCCGCAAGACGAAGATTGGTTCGAGGGGCTGAAGCAACCCATGCTTTAAAGCTTGCAACTGATCCTGGAAAACGACCCAAGGCTGACCAACAAAAGGAAATGATGTTGGGTAAAAAGCGTAGCCGACAAACAATGTTTCTTAATTTAGAAGATGTTAAGCAAGCAACACCTAAAACTTCAACCCCTAAAAGGCCGAACTTCTTACCACCCATCACAGCGCGTGTCCCGAGAGAGTCACAGCCTATTCTTGACAATGGAGAAAAGGTGATGGAGGATGCAAAACAGGTTGACGAGTCATGCAATGAAGAAAACAATTACGTAGAGTCTAATGGTACCAAATCTGAATGtaatgatgatgacgacgacgacgatgatgatgattttgatttaagaCCTGTAACCCGTACTAAAAGGACAAGTAGTGGGACGAATCTTGCTGCCGAGGATAAACTTTTTTCAGATCATAGGCAGCGTTTATTGAAGCAGCCAGCCGATTTAAGGCAGATGAAGAATCCACACGCTCCTATTAAAAAACCTCCTTTAATCAGTCAAAACCCTATTGATTCCAAAACAGGATTTAAAAGGCTTCCTTCAAGGAAACCAGCAACTGCGACCGCTCAGTATCAGGATACATCAGTCGAGCGTCTTCATCGTGAGGTGACCAATGAAAAGTTCTGGCGGCATCCAG AGGAGGCGGAGCTGCAATGTGTTCCTGGAAGTTTTGAGTCAGTAGAAGAATATGTTCGAGTTTTCGAGCCTTTGCTTTTTGAGGAATGTCGGGCACAGCTCTACAGTACCTGGGAGGAACAAACTGAAGCAGCTTCTAGAGACATGCATACGATGGTTCGCATAAAAAACATTGAGAGGCGAGAAAGAG GATGGTACGATGTGATACTTCTACCTACCAATGAATGCAGATGGAATTTTAAAGAGGGCGAGGTTGCAGTTCTTTCAGCCCCTAGACCTGGAACAG TCAGATCTAAGAGAACAATTACGGAGGACCCTGAGGTCAGTGGGCGTGTAGCTGGTACTGTAAGGCGTCACATACCGGTAGACACCCGTGATCCTAGAGGGTTTGTCCTTCATTTTTATGTCGGGGATTCTTATGATCCGAACAG CCAGGCTGATGATGACCACAttttaagaaagttaaaccCTAAGGGGGTCTGGTTTCTAATCTTTCTTGGCACACTTGCTACAACCCAAAGAGAATATCTTGCATTGCATGCATTTCGTAGACTCAATTCACAG ATGCAAACCGCGATCCTTCAGCCAAGTCCAGAGCAGTTCCCGAATTATGAAGAACAGGCACCTTCCATGCCTGAATGTTTTACAACAAACTTTGTCGATCATATTTACAGGACCTTCAATGGACCCCAGTTATCGGCAATCCACTGGGCTGCAATGCATACGGCTGCCGGTACAACCAGTGGTTTAGCAAAACGACAAGATCCATGGCCCTTCACTCTAGTCCAAGGTCCACCTGGAACAGGAAAGACTCATACTGTATGGGGAATGCTTAATGTTATTCATCTAGTTCAGTATCAACATTACTATACTGCATTACTTAAAAAACTTGCACCTGAAAGCTACAAACAAGCAACCGAGAGCCTTTCTTTAGAAAACGCCCCAAGTGGGTCAATAGAGCAGGTTCTCCAGAGTATGGATCAGAATCTGTTTCGGACCCTTCATAAACTTTGCCCAAAACCAAGAATGCTCGTTTGTGCACCTTCAAACGCAGCAACCGATGAGCTGCTCACGCGTGTCCTTGAACGTGGATTCATTGATGGTGAGATGAAGGTTTACAGACCTGATGTGGCCCGTGTAGGGGTTGATACTCAAACACGGGCAGCTCAGGCCGTTTCAGTTGAACGTAGAACTGAGCAGCTTCTGGTCAAGAGTCGTGAGGAAGTTCATGGGTGGTTGCACCAATTAAGAGGGCGTGAAGCTCAGTTGTCTCAGGAAATTGCATCCCTTCAAAGGCAACTTAATGTTGCAGCTTATGCAGGTCGGTCCCAAGGGTCTGTTGGTGTGGACCCTGATGTTCTTATGGCCCGTGATCAGAACCGTGACTCATTGTTACAACATCTTGCAGCTGTGGTTGAGAGTAGAGATAAAGTTCTAGTAGAAATGTCTCGCCTATTAATAATAGAAGGCAAGTTTCGTGGAGGGAACAACTTTAACATAGATGAAGCTCGGGCTAGTCTAGAGGCGAGTTTTGCAAATGAGGCTGAAATCGTTTTCACTACAGTTTCGAGCAGTGGTCGAAGGCTTTTCTCACGGCTAACCCATGGCTTTGATATGGTGGTCATTGATGAAGCGGCTCAAGCCAGTGAAGTAGGTGTTCTTCCACCACTGGCTCTCGGTGCGGCCCGGTGTGTTCTTGTTGGGGATCCACAACAGCTTCCCGCAACTGTCATCAGTAAGGCAGCAGGGACGTTGTTATACAGTCGAAGTTTGTTTGAAAGATTTCAGCAAGCGGGTTGCCCTACAATTTTGCTATCTGTGCAGTATCGTATGCATCCCCAGATTAGAGATTTTCCATCTCGATATTTCTACCAAGGACGCCTTACTGATAGCGAAAGTATTACCAATTTGCCCGATGAGCATTACTATAAAGACCCGTTACTCAGACCTTATATCTTTTATGATATCACCCATGGACGGGAATCACACCGTGGTGGGTCGGCTTCTTTTCAAAATATACATGAAGCGCAGTTCTGTCTTCGACTATATGAACATTTACAGAAAAAAGTCAAGAGTTTGGGTATGGGGAAAGTGTCGGTGGGCATAATCACACCATATAAGCTGCAATTGAAATGCATCCAACGTGAGTTTGAGGACGTATTGAATTCTGAAGATGGGAAGGATCTCTATATAAATACGGTGGATGCTTTCCAAGGACAAGAACGTGATGTAATTATTATGTCATGTGTGCGTGCAGCGGGCCATGGTGTTGGCTTTGTAGCTGATATTCGGCGGATGAATGTTGCTCTCACGCGCGCAAAAAGGGGACTTTGG GTGATGGGAAATGCGAGTGCCCTGGTTCAATCAGAGGATTGGGCTGCCCTAATTGCAGATGCAAAGGCTAGAGAATGTTACATGGACATGGATTCGCTTCCGAAAGAATTCCTGGCGGCATCCAAGGTGGAACCACCATCCTATGGCCCACCACCGACTAAGTTCTCTAATGCAAGGGGTTATGTGAAGTCTGGATCCAGACAGAGACCATACGAGCATATGGAATCTAGGGTTGGAACATCATCAGGAGATGAAGATAAAGTTAAGTCATCGTCCACATCAAGAAATGCGAGTTATCGACCCTTTGAGCCATCACCTAGCGACGAGAATAAAAGAAATTCATTTCCAGCATCGAGAAATGCAAGTTATCGACCCTTTGAGCCACCATCAGGCGATGAAGATAAAGTAAACTCATCTTCAACATCAAGAAATGCGAGTTATCGACCCTTTGAGCCACCATCAGGAGATGATAAAATAAACTCATCGTCCacatcaagaaatgcaatctaTCGACCATTTGAGCCATCATCAGGTGATGAAGATAAAATAAACCAGTCGTCCACATCAATAAAGGCAAATTATCGACCCTTTGAGCCACAATCAGGAGATGAAAATCAAATAAGCTCGTCTTCCATTTCAAGATATGCGAGTTATCAACCCTTTGAGCCAAAATTGGAGAATCTCATGGATGAATCTGATCGGCCCCTAGATCCCTGGCAATACAAGAGACAAAACGCAAATGGGGTTGCAGGAAAGAGACAACCATAA
- the LOC122610331 gene encoding uncharacterized ATP-dependent helicase C29A10.10c-like isoform X1, translating to MKVMSRFMNKSDRNMVTNGDSEKGENSNQEDSVIAPSPARRRLVRGAEATHALKLATDPGKRPKADQQKEMMLGKKRSRQTMFLNLEDVKQATPKTSTPKRPNFLPPITARVPRESQPILDNGEKVMEDAKQVDESCNEENNYVESNGTKSECNDDDDDDDDDDFDLRPVTRTKRTSSGTNLAAEDKLFSDHRQRLLKQPADLRQMKNPHAPIKKPPLISQNPIDSKTGFKRLPSRKPATATAQYQDTSVERLHREVTNEKFWRHPEEAELQCVPGSFESVEEYVRVFEPLLFEECRAQLYSTWEEQTEAASRDMHTMVRIKNIERRERGWYDVILLPTNECRWNFKEGEVAVLSAPRPGTAVRSKRTITEDPEVSGRVAGTVRRHIPVDTRDPRGFVLHFYVGDSYDPNSQADDDHILRKLNPKGVWFLIFLGTLATTQREYLALHAFRRLNSQMQTAILQPSPEQFPNYEEQAPSMPECFTTNFVDHIYRTFNGPQLSAIHWAAMHTAAGTTSGLAKRQDPWPFTLVQGPPGTGKTHTVWGMLNVIHLVQYQHYYTALLKKLAPESYKQATESLSLENAPSGSIEQVLQSMDQNLFRTLHKLCPKPRMLVCAPSNAATDELLTRVLERGFIDGEMKVYRPDVARVGVDTQTRAAQAVSVERRTEQLLVKSREEVHGWLHQLRGREAQLSQEIASLQRQLNVAAYAGRSQGSVGVDPDVLMARDQNRDSLLQHLAAVVESRDKVLVEMSRLLIIEGKFRGGNNFNIDEARASLEASFANEAEIVFTTVSSSGRRLFSRLTHGFDMVVIDEAAQASEVGVLPPLALGAARCVLVGDPQQLPATVISKAAGTLLYSRSLFERFQQAGCPTILLSVQYRMHPQIRDFPSRYFYQGRLTDSESITNLPDEHYYKDPLLRPYIFYDITHGRESHRGGSASFQNIHEAQFCLRLYEHLQKKVKSLGMGKVSVGIITPYKLQLKCIQREFEDVLNSEDGKDLYINTVDAFQGQERDVIIMSCVRAAGHGVGFVADIRRMNVALTRAKRGLWVMGNASALVQSEDWAALIADAKARECYMDMDSLPKEFLAASKVEPPSYGPPPTKFSNARGYVKSGSRQRPYEHMESRVGTSSGDEDKVKSSSTSRNASYRPFEPSPSDENKRNSFPASRNASYRPFEPPSGDEDKVNSSSTSRNASYRPFEPPSGDDKINSSSTSRNAIYRPFEPSSGDEDKINQSSTSIKANYRPFEPQSGDENQISSSSISRYASYQPFEPKLENLMDESDRPLDPWQYKRQNANGVAGKRQP from the exons ATGAAAGTAATGAGTAGATTTATGAATAAAAGTGATCGTAATATGGTTACGAATGGTGATAGTGAAAAAGGTGAAAATAGTAACCAAGAAGATTCTGTCATAGCTCCTAGTCCCGCAAGACGAAGATTGGTTCGAGGGGCTGAAGCAACCCATGCTTTAAAGCTTGCAACTGATCCTGGAAAACGACCCAAGGCTGACCAACAAAAGGAAATGATGTTGGGTAAAAAGCGTAGCCGACAAACAATGTTTCTTAATTTAGAAGATGTTAAGCAAGCAACACCTAAAACTTCAACCCCTAAAAGGCCGAACTTCTTACCACCCATCACAGCGCGTGTCCCGAGAGAGTCACAGCCTATTCTTGACAATGGAGAAAAGGTGATGGAGGATGCAAAACAGGTTGACGAGTCATGCAATGAAGAAAACAATTACGTAGAGTCTAATGGTACCAAATCTGAATGtaatgatgatgacgacgacgacgatgatgatgattttgatttaagaCCTGTAACCCGTACTAAAAGGACAAGTAGTGGGACGAATCTTGCTGCCGAGGATAAACTTTTTTCAGATCATAGGCAGCGTTTATTGAAGCAGCCAGCCGATTTAAGGCAGATGAAGAATCCACACGCTCCTATTAAAAAACCTCCTTTAATCAGTCAAAACCCTATTGATTCCAAAACAGGATTTAAAAGGCTTCCTTCAAGGAAACCAGCAACTGCGACCGCTCAGTATCAGGATACATCAGTCGAGCGTCTTCATCGTGAGGTGACCAATGAAAAGTTCTGGCGGCATCCAG AGGAGGCGGAGCTGCAATGTGTTCCTGGAAGTTTTGAGTCAGTAGAAGAATATGTTCGAGTTTTCGAGCCTTTGCTTTTTGAGGAATGTCGGGCACAGCTCTACAGTACCTGGGAGGAACAAACTGAAGCAGCTTCTAGAGACATGCATACGATGGTTCGCATAAAAAACATTGAGAGGCGAGAAAGAG GATGGTACGATGTGATACTTCTACCTACCAATGAATGCAGATGGAATTTTAAAGAGGGCGAGGTTGCAGTTCTTTCAGCCCCTAGACCTGGAACAG CAGTCAGATCTAAGAGAACAATTACGGAGGACCCTGAGGTCAGTGGGCGTGTAGCTGGTACTGTAAGGCGTCACATACCGGTAGACACCCGTGATCCTAGAGGGTTTGTCCTTCATTTTTATGTCGGGGATTCTTATGATCCGAACAG CCAGGCTGATGATGACCACAttttaagaaagttaaaccCTAAGGGGGTCTGGTTTCTAATCTTTCTTGGCACACTTGCTACAACCCAAAGAGAATATCTTGCATTGCATGCATTTCGTAGACTCAATTCACAG ATGCAAACCGCGATCCTTCAGCCAAGTCCAGAGCAGTTCCCGAATTATGAAGAACAGGCACCTTCCATGCCTGAATGTTTTACAACAAACTTTGTCGATCATATTTACAGGACCTTCAATGGACCCCAGTTATCGGCAATCCACTGGGCTGCAATGCATACGGCTGCCGGTACAACCAGTGGTTTAGCAAAACGACAAGATCCATGGCCCTTCACTCTAGTCCAAGGTCCACCTGGAACAGGAAAGACTCATACTGTATGGGGAATGCTTAATGTTATTCATCTAGTTCAGTATCAACATTACTATACTGCATTACTTAAAAAACTTGCACCTGAAAGCTACAAACAAGCAACCGAGAGCCTTTCTTTAGAAAACGCCCCAAGTGGGTCAATAGAGCAGGTTCTCCAGAGTATGGATCAGAATCTGTTTCGGACCCTTCATAAACTTTGCCCAAAACCAAGAATGCTCGTTTGTGCACCTTCAAACGCAGCAACCGATGAGCTGCTCACGCGTGTCCTTGAACGTGGATTCATTGATGGTGAGATGAAGGTTTACAGACCTGATGTGGCCCGTGTAGGGGTTGATACTCAAACACGGGCAGCTCAGGCCGTTTCAGTTGAACGTAGAACTGAGCAGCTTCTGGTCAAGAGTCGTGAGGAAGTTCATGGGTGGTTGCACCAATTAAGAGGGCGTGAAGCTCAGTTGTCTCAGGAAATTGCATCCCTTCAAAGGCAACTTAATGTTGCAGCTTATGCAGGTCGGTCCCAAGGGTCTGTTGGTGTGGACCCTGATGTTCTTATGGCCCGTGATCAGAACCGTGACTCATTGTTACAACATCTTGCAGCTGTGGTTGAGAGTAGAGATAAAGTTCTAGTAGAAATGTCTCGCCTATTAATAATAGAAGGCAAGTTTCGTGGAGGGAACAACTTTAACATAGATGAAGCTCGGGCTAGTCTAGAGGCGAGTTTTGCAAATGAGGCTGAAATCGTTTTCACTACAGTTTCGAGCAGTGGTCGAAGGCTTTTCTCACGGCTAACCCATGGCTTTGATATGGTGGTCATTGATGAAGCGGCTCAAGCCAGTGAAGTAGGTGTTCTTCCACCACTGGCTCTCGGTGCGGCCCGGTGTGTTCTTGTTGGGGATCCACAACAGCTTCCCGCAACTGTCATCAGTAAGGCAGCAGGGACGTTGTTATACAGTCGAAGTTTGTTTGAAAGATTTCAGCAAGCGGGTTGCCCTACAATTTTGCTATCTGTGCAGTATCGTATGCATCCCCAGATTAGAGATTTTCCATCTCGATATTTCTACCAAGGACGCCTTACTGATAGCGAAAGTATTACCAATTTGCCCGATGAGCATTACTATAAAGACCCGTTACTCAGACCTTATATCTTTTATGATATCACCCATGGACGGGAATCACACCGTGGTGGGTCGGCTTCTTTTCAAAATATACATGAAGCGCAGTTCTGTCTTCGACTATATGAACATTTACAGAAAAAAGTCAAGAGTTTGGGTATGGGGAAAGTGTCGGTGGGCATAATCACACCATATAAGCTGCAATTGAAATGCATCCAACGTGAGTTTGAGGACGTATTGAATTCTGAAGATGGGAAGGATCTCTATATAAATACGGTGGATGCTTTCCAAGGACAAGAACGTGATGTAATTATTATGTCATGTGTGCGTGCAGCGGGCCATGGTGTTGGCTTTGTAGCTGATATTCGGCGGATGAATGTTGCTCTCACGCGCGCAAAAAGGGGACTTTGG GTGATGGGAAATGCGAGTGCCCTGGTTCAATCAGAGGATTGGGCTGCCCTAATTGCAGATGCAAAGGCTAGAGAATGTTACATGGACATGGATTCGCTTCCGAAAGAATTCCTGGCGGCATCCAAGGTGGAACCACCATCCTATGGCCCACCACCGACTAAGTTCTCTAATGCAAGGGGTTATGTGAAGTCTGGATCCAGACAGAGACCATACGAGCATATGGAATCTAGGGTTGGAACATCATCAGGAGATGAAGATAAAGTTAAGTCATCGTCCACATCAAGAAATGCGAGTTATCGACCCTTTGAGCCATCACCTAGCGACGAGAATAAAAGAAATTCATTTCCAGCATCGAGAAATGCAAGTTATCGACCCTTTGAGCCACCATCAGGCGATGAAGATAAAGTAAACTCATCTTCAACATCAAGAAATGCGAGTTATCGACCCTTTGAGCCACCATCAGGAGATGATAAAATAAACTCATCGTCCacatcaagaaatgcaatctaTCGACCATTTGAGCCATCATCAGGTGATGAAGATAAAATAAACCAGTCGTCCACATCAATAAAGGCAAATTATCGACCCTTTGAGCCACAATCAGGAGATGAAAATCAAATAAGCTCGTCTTCCATTTCAAGATATGCGAGTTATCAACCCTTTGAGCCAAAATTGGAGAATCTCATGGATGAATCTGATCGGCCCCTAGATCCCTGGCAATACAAGAGACAAAACGCAAATGGGGTTGCAGGAAAGAGACAACCATAA
- the LOC122578330 gene encoding phosphatidylinositol transfer protein 3-like, translating to MNPQLKKSSSNGPLSPEDQQKMIAEVREMINKHTSCEKIKKQRPDEFSRYCSDASISRYLRARNWNVKKAAKMLEASLKWRTDFKPEEILWEQVAAEAETGKIYRSSYKDKNGRVVLVMRPRFQNSTSIRAQVKYLVYCMENAILNLPLDQEQMIWLIDFDGFKLSNISIKSTKETAFILQDQYPERLGLAIMYNPPKFFEPFYKIVKPFLEPKTANKVKFVYADDPNTKSIMDNLFSMDELESAFGGKDEEIFDIKKYAERMKEDDAKRIALYQVESCIEPKAQPNPNEGNGITTNSLQEVGEEEVLAEGKINGG from the exons ATGAATCCACAATTGAAGAAATCAAGCTCGAATGGCCCGTTATCCCCTGAAGATCAACAGAAAATG ATCGCCGAGGTTCGTGAGATGATTAACAAGCACACATCATGTGAGAAGATCAAAAAGCAACGCCCAGATGAGTTTTCTCGATATTGTTCTGATGCATCGATATCAAGATATCTAAGAGCACGGAATTGGAATGTTAAGAAAGCTGCAAAGATGCTTGAAGCATCCCTGAAATGGAGAACAGACTTTAAACCTGAAGAGATACTCTGG GAACAAGTTGCTGCAGAGGCAGAAACTGGAAAAATCTATAGGTCGAGTTATAAGGACAAGAATGGAAGGGTTGTTCTTGTTATGAGGCCTAGATTTCAG AACTCGACGTCAATAAGAGCACAAGTGAAGTATTTGGTATATTGCATGGAGAATGCAATATTAAATCTGCCTTTGGATCAAGAACAGATGATTTGGTTGATTGATTTTGATGGCTTCAAGTTGTCCAACATATCCATCAAGTCAACAAAGGAAACCGCTTTTATCTTACAAGATCAGTATCCGGAGAGGCTTGGCTTAGCAATTATGTACAACCCACCAAAATTCTTTGAGCCATTTTATAAG ATTGTAAAGCCTTTTCTAGAGCCCAAGACTGCAAACAAAGTGAAATTTGTATATGCAGACGATCCAAACACGAAGAGCATCATGGACAACTTATTTTCCATGGATGAACTCGAGTCTGCATTTGGTggaaaagatgaagaaataTTTGACATCAAGAAATATGCAGAAAGGATGAAAGAAGATGACGCAAAGAGGATTGCTCTTTATCAAGTAGAAAGTTGCATTGAGCCTAAAGCTCAACCTAATCCCAACGAAGGGAATGGAATCACTACCAACTCTCTACAGGAAGTTGGTGAGGAAGAGGTATTGGCCGAGGGAAAGATTAATGGTGGATGA